The Loxodonta africana isolate mLoxAfr1 chromosome 6, mLoxAfr1.hap2, whole genome shotgun sequence genomic interval gtctgaaataccttcagtagtagtgatgttaactcttctctgaaagtttagtagaattctccaatgaagccatcagggccagggcttttttttgggagggggaggTTTAATTACCTTCCcaatctcttgttataggtttatttagttgttccacctctgtttgtgttagtttaggtaagtagtgtgcttctagaaatttttccatttgttctaggctttcaagtttgttagaatatagtttttcatagtattctgttatgattcttttaatttcagttgggtctgttgtgatatcgcccatctcatttcttattcaggttatttgcctcctctcctgtttttcttttgttagtgtggccagtagtttatcaattttgttgatctttttaaagaatcagcttttggtcttgttaactgagttgtttttctattctctatttcatttaattctgctctaatttttatcatttcctttcttctggtgcccgagggcttctttctctgctctctttctatttctttgaggtatcgagttaatattttgattttgtgccttctttttggatgtgtgcatttattgctataaattgacctctgagcactgcttttgctgtgtctcaaaggttctagtggggtgtgttttcattctatgaatttctttattccttccttaatttcatctgtaacccagtagtttttgaataaggtgttgttcagtttctgtgtatttgatttttttttcccttgctttttctgttacggatttctacttttttggtgaGAAAATgtggtttgtaatattttgatgtttgaattctgttaaggcttgctttgtggcctatcctagagaatgttccatgtgtattggaaaagaaagtatacttggatgctattgggtggaatgttctgtatgtgtctatgaaatcaggttggttgattgtggcagttAGATCttgcgtgtctttattgagcttctttctggatgttctgtccttcatctaaagtggtgtgtcgaagtctcctgctattattgtggagctgtctgtttctcttttcaatgctattagagtttgttttatatattttggaaccctgtcgttgggtgcataaatatttatcctcctggttatatcctcctggtgtattgaccctttaattgtTGTATAGTGtcctcctttatcctttgtggtggattttgttttaagtcTACTTTGTCATGAGTTTAATacagccactcctgctcttttttgattgttgtttgcttgatatatttttttccatcatttgagttttagtttgtttgtgtttttcagtttaaggtgtgtctcttgtaggcaacatatagatagatcgtgttttttaaaatccattcttccactctctacctctttattggtgcatttagccgtTAACATTCGGTATAATTATTGttaggtatgagttcagtgccatcattttgatgtctgtttttgtgtgtgttattgacagtttctttgttccacttaattttctgtgctgcatcatttttctgtaggttttttcttttcatctttttcattgttgttgattttgtatttgctgagtctttaagtttttctttttttttattttgatgtgtaggattattagtttcctttgtggttgccttattatttacctctatttttttaagtttaaaccaaacttttatttcttggtatcgccttgacttcctctccatatgaaaaatctatgactacattgtttagtccctcttttttgttttaatgttctcgTGTTTTAGGTATTGATGTCTCCGTCtccctgttttcagtgttttagctttgatttatttttgtgacttcctttggttgatatctggttgctctgtcctgtgttctagtcttgggttgttatctgatgttactgattttctaactggaggactccctttactattttttgtaattttggtttggtttttacagatcccctaaacttctgtttatctggaaatgccctaatttcgccatcatacttgagagacagttttgctgaatatgtaattcttggctggcaatttttttccttcaaggttttgtgtatgtcatcccattgccttgttgcctgcatgatttctgctgagtagtctgagcttaatCTTGTTGACTGTCATTTGTAGATGTCTTTTTGTTTATTcttagctgcttttaaaattctgtctttatgtttggttttggcaagtttgattataatacgtcttggtgacttctttttgggatctaccttgtgtggtgtTCGAGGAGtttcttagatagatatcttctagtTTTTTACCATATCccgaaagttttctgccaacaaatctttaacaattctctctgtattttctgttgtccccttctgttctggtactccaatcacttttGGGGTATTCCTCTTGATAGcatcctacataattcttagagtttcttcatttttttaaattcttttatctgatttttcctcaaacaagtttatgtcaagtgctttatcttcagtctctctaattctgatttccattgcctcatttctgctcctatgactttctattgagttgtctaattctgaaattttattgttcatcttctggatttctgtttgctatctctttatggattcttgcagcctgtttaATTTGTCATCATGCTTTTGTATAACCTTCCTAAGTTCCTCTGTTGCCTAGTTTGTGTGTTCTTTGGGTTGTTcagcattttgcctgatctccttcctgatctgtggaagagctctgtgtattaatattttgaattctacctctggtaactcCAAGAATTTATATTTCTCCggaaggtttcttggttctttttttttttttttggaggcttGCTGCAGCCATGATGGTCTgagtctttatgtgatttgagattgactgttgtctctgagccatcagtaagttattatatttatttattttgtctgtgcttactgtatcctagcttcttattttgttttgatgtgctcAAATAGGCTAGTCATGTGAGTTACTTTGactattggcatctttgaagctctcacttctgtcaccaggtagttagagctgttactatgtatgtgagcccaggagtctgttacttttcttgtgtgaattcagctcagttgtccatgtcatcggtcactgagtgtgtggttcAGGCTTTCACCCACAATTCTaggtgggcaggggtgattggagtaggcacaggtatctggctgtattAAGGGATCATATACAGAGCAAGGCAGGGGTATGactgctgcccctgagtgtctgggaggaacgcatgtctctgttccccagatcacataggtgggtgggttttgcagccggaTTATaggtacccagtgctgttgactgtaaggactgggagtcaccacttattcttggacaccTGTGGCAGGTAGCTAGGTGAAGTGGATGAAGCCACCAGTTctcaagcccctgatgtgggtaggtgagaactcTGCTTAACTGACAGGGCATTGTCAAATGTCACAGATGTGTCACTTCCCCTTATAgctgatgcaattgaaaatgggcttcaggtatatagctcgttgtactgtgttaatgagggcctacgttgttgaaatgggcccacacaggtctatgtgcAGGAGTGataggcattcaaagtctgtggaccccttatgcctgtgcctagacataggggctgtgcctgccttaagctcctggcttaggggagctggcagattattttttcctgtttgttaattttttccctttccaaagctgggagaatggctcagggtgtgcgACGGGCCCTACATCTGGCATAGGGGGCTCAGCAATCACTGAAACCGGACTAGGACCCAGAGCGGAGCAgagagggggcaggtaaatgggagagaggtactttccGTGGCAGGGGGGAGGTTCAATCTGTGTGGTAAATTAGTTGCTTGTACTTACCTTTCGCCGATTGCGTGCCACTTCTTGCATGTTCTgaaggcttgagcagactctctaccactcggtctctcccgatgtggaaaacgggtcctgagcaccactgcttgcctcaccctgCACGcaccagccaatccagcctgcagggtgccagtgccAGCTAGGtcagtctggcaactcctcgctacttctgaaccatctctcccttcccttgCCATTCAGTCTATTTCCTTGACttggcctttgatgttcaggtctcctagattgtcatatgtaaccaattcatttgttcttttgagcttttgttgtaaaagggaccataggaagtatctgactactctgccatctggGCCCCACCACCTTGAAATGTATTTTTAGCACATAATGATTAGTTTGCAAATATGCCTTCAGCtatagtatgtattttttttttcctctatttttacAATCTCGAAATTAtaaaacagtttctttttctttctttcagaacAGGTGGGATTATTCCTCCAGTAGCACAACGGCTTCACAGAGAAAATATTCAACAAATAGTGCAGGAAGCTCTTTGTGCCAGCAGAGTCTCTCCGAGTGAACTCTCAGCAATTGCAACTACCATAAAACCAGGACTTGCTTTAAGCTTGGGAGTAGGTTTATCATATAGCTTACAGCTGGTAGACCAATTAAAAAAGCCCTTCATTCCCATCCATCATATGGAGGCCCATGCACTTACTATTAGGTTAACCAATAATGTAGAATTTCCTTTTTTAGTCCTTTTGATCTCTGGAGGTCACTGTCTCTTGGCATTAGTTCAAGGAGTTTCAGATTttttgctccttggaaagtctttgGACATTGCACCAGGTGACATGTTTGACAAGGTAATATATATTTAAGGATTGATTTCTCTATACTTTTGTGTTATGGTGTGTGTTTTAATTGAATAGGGATAGATAAAAATGCTATTATTCATCTACATCTTACTGAATATTTAATTAGACTGAAAAATTTAtgctcagaaagaaaaaaaagtcataattttgtaaaaatatacTCTTACCCATTCCTAATGAAATGGTAGAAAGTTTGCATCAATACACAGAAAAACTCAAGTAGTTTGCAAATATAGGTATGGGATTAGTCAGATAATATACaagaaagtgctttgtaaactgtaaagtgcAAATGTTAAATAAGAGGATATGTGTAAAGATTAACATAGGTGTGGAAAGTTCTGTGATTAAATCACACAGTTCTCGTGATACTGCACACGGATTCCTTCTCCCTTTATTTTAGAATAACACAGCTTGCTGTCGTATATAAAAAACACTGCTGCCAACAGCAAAAACCATTGGATGAAAGAATAGGGCAGGTTCACGTTTTTCAAGTTCATCTTTAAGTAATGACTGCCAACTTCAGACCTCTTTTCCAACTCCCTAAGAAGATCAAAAGTAGATTAGGGAGGCAGCGAAATTGGATACTTTTGCTTAGGTTGTCAGAAGGAACAGCATTGTGTGTACTACCACCAGCTGTAGTCTGTATTGTAAAAGTCTAACATGTTTTGTtcaccttggtttttttttttagtaatatttcaTTTCCTTTGCATCTTTTGTTTTCAAAATGTGCAATTTTATGACTCATTAGAGAAATGTATGTTTCTGTTTTATATATAGGTAGCAAGAAGACTTTGTTTAAGAAAACATCCAGAGTGCTCCACCATGAGTGGTGGGAAGGCTATAGAACATTTGGCTAAACAAGGAAATAAATTGCACTTTGATCTCAAACCTCCCATGCAACATGCTAGaaattgtgatttttctttttctggacttCAAAATGTTGCTGACAAAATAATAAAgcagaaggaaaaagaggaaggtatATTTCTAATTAGCAAAGCTGGACAGATAAATAACCCTAGATTGTGCCTAAACATACCTGCTGATTTTTGCAGGCACTGAGACGGGACAAATCCTGTCTTCAGCTGCAGACATTGCTGCTGCAGTACAGCACACAACGGCGTGCCACATTGCGAGAAGAACACATCGTGCTGTCCTGTTTTGCCAGCAGAGAGGCTTGTTACCTCAGACTAATGCAGTACTGGTAAGTATTTGTCATCTCCTCTTACAGTAGTAATAACAATTTTATAGCATATTACTTTTATTCCTAGAGCTTGGTTGACCTTGTGCATAGGATGAACAGATCTTTATGACAGTATGAAATTATGCAGAATAGAGAAGACCCACTAACAGCCATTTCTTGTACAGGGATGGCAGCTTAGTGGCACCGCTGTACAGCCTATTTGGCAAAAAAAGCCCAAGGCTGTATCTTTGCATTGAATTTAAAAGAGGGTTTACAGTAAAGAAAGCAAATATAGTAACTCTGTCACTGTTTTTAAACACAAGTTTATTTATGTTTCTTTGATGAAATCCCTTTAAATGTGCCTTGATAAACTTTCTATATAGCTGTATCTGAAACCTTACCTTATGAAAATTATAAACTAAAGTAGGAAAATGTTTAAATGATGGTAGGCTTACAAAGGTGAAAAATTGCATGAATGTTAaacattagttttttttaattatgtagtaaaataaaaaatgcttatttttttttataagtaaaaGATGCAGAGTCTAAGTTATGGTCATACTATATTTGCAATGATGTTGCTTGCAGTGATGTTgcttagcaacatcatgataaacagagaaaggactgaagtcatcaaggatttcattttacttggatccacgatcaacacccttggaagcaacagtcaagaaatcaaatgatgcattgcattgggcaaatctgctgcaaaagactacgttaaagtgctaaaaagcaaagatgttactttaaggaccaaggtatgcctgactcaagccatggtgttttcagtctcctcatgtgcatgcagaagatggaataaggaagaccgaagaattgacacctttgaattgcagtgctggtgaagaatactgaacataccatggactaccagaagaatgatcagatctgtcttggaaaaagtacaaccagaatgctccttagaagcaaggatgttgagactgtatctcacatactttggacatgttatcaggagggaccagtccctagagaaggacatcatgcttggtaaagtacaggatcaggggaaaagaggaagatccacaacgagatggattgacacagtggctgcaagaatgggctcaagcataacaatgatggtgaggatggcacaggacctggcaacatttcattctgttgtctatagggtcactgtcagtgGGAACCGACTCTATTGCAATTATGTTAAAGAAATATTTAGATAAAGATTAGAAGAAAATGTACAGAAATGTTAATGGTGATTGTGGGTTGATATTGGAATTCTTTTCTTCTCCAAATTTATGTCCCTTGCCCATTACTCACCTATCAAAATGTCTTGTTTTCTTATTGCGTAGTGCTGATATTTTCACCCCAGTTATAGCTAACAGTTTGGTTCATATCAGTGTGTGATAGTTGTTAATTGTGGTCTTCTGAAATCCTTCAGGTTGCGTCTGGAGGCGTTGCAAGTAACCTATATATCCGAAAAGCTCTGGAAATTGTAACCAGTGTAACTCAGTGCACTTTGTTATGCCCTCCTCCGAGACTGTGCACTGACAATGGTGTCATGATTGCATGGTAAGCCATGGGATGTATGTGTTTTACTCATAATTATGTAAAAATGTATTGCCATTTCATCATGCTAAATCTCCTTCCTTTAAATCTTGGAGctatttattttaataacttttatttagGAACGGCATTGAAAGATTACGTGCTGGCTTGGGAGTTTTACACAATACAGAAGGCATCCGCTATGAACCAAAGTACGTGATACCATTCATAATCTGTGCAAGTTGCATCATAGAAGTCAAAGCCTGTCATTTGCTTTAACATATGAAAATTTATTTGACATTCTGGTAGTACTCGAAGAAAAGTCAGATGAATTTCTTTCATGAAAATCATATtaatttctttcaagacaaaaaTAAGATTTGTTACCCTTATAAGAAATATATTTACTACAGTATCAAATTATAAAAGTTCTAACAAATCATAAATTAAAAACAGGCTGTGGATATTGGTGATGAATTCTGTCACTTGTGCCCAGAATGGAAACCATGTCCACGGACTTTTCCAACATCAAGAAGCTCTCAGGACCAGCTGGTATGCTGGATAACTTAAGGAAAATGTGCAAAAAGCATTCAGGTGTGAAACTGGGTTGTGATTATGCTTCTCCACCAGCAGCTGAgaagcagccaaaaaaaaaaaattagctattttCTGCAAGTTTTTTTTCCACTCTCCAAGTTCCAAAAAATAGCACATTTTTTTCAATTTACTATTAAATTCTAGTCTAACAATTAATTCTGGATTAATGAACAAAGATTATGTTTTGTAATCTAACATAGTTTTATTTTGAACATTGTTTCATCTGATGTTTTAAAACATGGAAGCATTATAGTCCATAACTAGACAGATGTGCTACATGAACCACAGAATATTAAGCCTGGTCATAAATGAACTTGGTAGTGTCAGGTGGAATCCCTTATGTTGACAGCCTAGCCTCATATAGAGTATGTCATCTGATCCAGTTGTGTCCTCCTGGCCAGGGTTGAAGCTAGATATGGTTTTTTCTTGTTTGGAGCCCACTTAAGGCCTTATCTTGGGCAACATTATAGAAAAGCAGAAATCTGAGGCTGAAATTATTTACTAAGATAGAACAGAATAGGGCAGGAGCTAAGACCTCTCTTGCCAGTAGTGTCAAAGGAAGGTACAAAAAAGGGTAAGCCAACTTTCGAAAGCTCAGAGCAGAATTGATAGAAACCTGGAGAATTTCTAAAATATGAATGGCTACAGGTTTGCTTTTGGCTATATAGTAAGATCTTTTGACCCTTTTAACTTTGTTGACAATTATAAgacttttatagttttttttttcattttgtctttAGTATACTTGTTTATAATATTTGAAAGCAATAGAACTATTTCTTTCAAAAAATCTCAATATTTAGATTTCTTCTGAATGAGACTGGCCTTACTTAGCTCATTATCCTGACTTGAGGTTCCACTGTATTTGTATGCGTTCAAGAACCATCACCACATACGGTGAATCATACATTAGATGCTTACACTGTTTGTCAGAATTCTAAGCAAATATAGTCTGCATAACTGGTGACTGAACATGAAGCAAATATTTGAAATAATGTAATTTGTCTGATTATGATGCAGATGTCCTCTTGGAGTAGACAtatcaaaagaagttggagaaGCTGCCATAAAAGTACCACGATTAAAAATGAAGATTTGATATTTGCTTTACCAAAAAATCTCTAAAGGTAGTATTTTGGCATTAAAATTAAGTCTCCATTTTTTTGTATATGAAATTGTAGAAGATACGTGAttcatcaggactttcttttaTTATTCCTTTTATGTCTGGTGCTTAACTTGTTCTTCTGAGAgactatatatataaatatgttacaGTCTTATAAAAGTGTATACTTTTTTATTATCCATAAATCAAAGTAGAATATTTTGTAGATAAATGTATTATGTTGGCAGGTAGAAAGaaaaccttggaagaaatacagtggTACTgctaaatcctgcctctatattATCTAGGCCTagaccttttcttcctttctcaaaATCAGGATAGTAGAAGCTATTTTTTGACTCCTACTGGAATATGAGCCTGACTTCTATAATGACTTCTGTAATGAGTGAGCAATTTTAGAAAGGTAGTCAGATCAAGGTCATGTCAAATGAGAGAGTTGAAAATCAAGACAAAAGATAATTTCtctaatagaataaaaaaaaaaattatgttattaatttaaaaatatatttctaattgTCATCTCTGGAGCAAAAGGTATAGTATGTCTATATGTTTCTTAAAATCCTTTTGATTTGAGATTCTAAAAAATTTGACATGCAAGTAATGCTTCAAGTGTATATTGTACTCTTTTTAGTTGACCACATACAttcacattaatttttttaaaaattgtgtttaATCAGATGAAAATAAATGCGTAAAAAGgtgttctttaaaaataattttctttgaatccaaaactttgacctgttgatattaataatttatcaCATTTTTTCTGCTTAGATTAAAACAAAGGAATGTTCTGTAAGGGTGATGTTACTGACTGTTTAATGTCCTTTGAGAGGTTTATATTGTTATCTGCACTGAATCAAGTTGTTACCCTTCTAATCAGTGACTTGCTTTACTAATAAGCTAGGGATTAAGGATGAAAATCTAGAATGAGATTTCTTATTTTAATCATGTGTAAGA includes:
- the OSGEPL1 gene encoding tRNA N6-adenosine threonylcarbamoyltransferase, mitochondrial isoform X1; translated protein: MLILNKTVRVFSKPSKRKIYEFLGSFTFHPGKPFLHKLVLGIETSCDDTAAAVVDETGNVLGEAIHSQTEVHLKTGGIIPPVAQRLHRENIQQIVQEALCASRVSPSELSAIATTIKPGLALSLGVGLSYSLQLVDQLKKPFIPIHHMEAHALTIRLTNNVEFPFLVLLISGGHCLLALVQGVSDFLLLGKSLDIAPGDMFDKVARRLCLRKHPECSTMSGGKAIEHLAKQGNKLHFDLKPPMQHARNCDFSFSGLQNVADKIIKQKEKEEGTETGQILSSAADIAAAVQHTTACHIARRTHRAVLFCQQRGLLPQTNAVLVASGGVASNLYIRKALEIVTSVTQCTLLCPPPRLCTDNGVMIAWNGIERLRAGLGVLHNTEGIRYEPKCPLGVDISKEVGEAAIKVPRLKMKI
- the OSGEPL1 gene encoding tRNA N6-adenosine threonylcarbamoyltransferase, mitochondrial isoform X2, encoding MALTNKSLFSRTSGSWKSKFTVQAPGKVLWGTGGIIPPVAQRLHRENIQQIVQEALCASRVSPSELSAIATTIKPGLALSLGVGLSYSLQLVDQLKKPFIPIHHMEAHALTIRLTNNVEFPFLVLLISGGHCLLALVQGVSDFLLLGKSLDIAPGDMFDKVARRLCLRKHPECSTMSGGKAIEHLAKQGNKLHFDLKPPMQHARNCDFSFSGLQNVADKIIKQKEKEEGTETGQILSSAADIAAAVQHTTACHIARRTHRAVLFCQQRGLLPQTNAVLVASGGVASNLYIRKALEIVTSVTQCTLLCPPPRLCTDNGVMIAWNGIERLRAGLGVLHNTEGIRYEPKCPLGVDISKEVGEAAIKVPRLKMKI
- the OSGEPL1 gene encoding tRNA N6-adenosine threonylcarbamoyltransferase, mitochondrial isoform X3, whose amino-acid sequence is MEAHALTIRLTNNVEFPFLVLLISGGHCLLALVQGVSDFLLLGKSLDIAPGDMFDKVARRLCLRKHPECSTMSGGKAIEHLAKQGNKLHFDLKPPMQHARNCDFSFSGLQNVADKIIKQKEKEEGTETGQILSSAADIAAAVQHTTACHIARRTHRAVLFCQQRGLLPQTNAVLVASGGVASNLYIRKALEIVTSVTQCTLLCPPPRLCTDNGVMIAWNGIERLRAGLGVLHNTEGIRYEPKCPLGVDISKEVGEAAIKVPRLKMKI